A part of Dermacentor variabilis isolate Ectoservices chromosome 10, ASM5094787v1, whole genome shotgun sequence genomic DNA contains:
- the LOC142559926 gene encoding vitellogenin-6-like gives MTLEGFEVGKEYVYKQEGTLHIANPEQPLQSAGVGFRSKIVVQPKEHHTIFSIVGFEAETFNSDSIDIAHHQFKYVRNEEAVAALQRPFAATFDEGKVEEIQMDKNEPLWVRNMKKGVLSLFQLDLVKGRHKKPDDRDYHVKEDGLHGSCDTLYVVHKEDHGHIEVTKVKNLDKCDPGSYATYGRQKGTVCVKCEAQRTYQLADTSEVYYRLKGTAQQYVIEHAWSESTQMLRSNNEGKEVRVIFNRTLDLETEGEITEQLLLPREIQKERSLAQQFSVTPDVKDPQNLKRVNGFITYFGLRAIKEHLVVSLQALARLEYTNEDIRDIDNEYSGALFFLIAFHSFSTFKYDGIDDVYRNHVLTAPEYKDSMRHVFLDLLGATGTNPHVAYGLSLIKSGELSNLDAHHFYSKIQINLKEASPAMIHEISVSDGF, from the exons GCTTCGAAGTGGGTAAAGAGTACGTGTACAAGCAAGAAGGAACTTTGCACATTGCAAATCCAGAGCAGCCCTTGCAGTCCGCAGGCGTTGGATTCAGGAGCAAGATCGTCGTGCAGCCCAAGGAGCACCACACCATCTTCTCG ATCGTCGGCTTCGAAGCGGAAACTTTCAACTCGGACAGCATCGACATCGCTCATCACCAGTTCAAGTACGTCCGCAATGAAGAAGCGGTCGCCGCACTCCAGCGTCCATTTGCTGCCACGTTCGACGAAGGAAAG GTGGAGGAGATTCAAATGGACAAAAACGAACCTCTTTGGGTGAGGAACATGAAGAAAGGTGTCCTGTCTTTGTTTCAATTAGACCTGGTCAAGGGACGCCACAAGAAGCCGGATGACCGGGATTACCACGTCAAGGAG GACGGACTGCATGGTTCTTGCGACACCCTATACGTTGTGCACAAGGAAGACCACGGCCACATCGAGGTGACCAAAGTGAAAAACCTCGATAAGTGCGACCCCGGAAGTTACGCCACCTACGGACGGCAGAAAGGCACCGTCTGCGTCAAGTGCGAAGCTCAGAGGACC TATCAACTGGCGGACACCTCCGAGGTTTATTACCGCCTCAAGGGAACCGCTCAGCAATACGTGATCGAGCACGCTTGGTCAGAGTCGACACAGATGCTCAGGAGTAACAACGAAGGCAAAGAAGTCCGCGTCATCTTCAA CCGCACCTTGGACCTCGAGACAGAAGGCGAGATCACGGAGCAACTCTTACTGCCAAGAGAAATACAAAAAGAGCGCTCATTGGCGCAACAGTTCTCAGTGACGCCGGACGTCAAGGACCCACAAAACCTCAAGCGCGTCAACGGGTTCATCACGTACTTCGGCCTCCGCGCCATCAAAGAACAC CTTGTGGTGAGCCTGCAAGCCCTCGCGCGACTTGAGTACACCAACGAGGACATCCGGGACATCGACAACGAGTACAGCGGAGCCCTGTTCTTCCTCATCGCCTTTCACTCGTTCTCGACCTTCAAATATGACGGAATCGACGACGTCTACCGGAACCACGTGCTCACCGCGCCGGAATACAAGGACAGCATGCG GCACGTGTTCCTGGATCTTCTCGGAGCCACCGGAACGAATCCGCACGTCGCCTACGGCCTGAGCTTGATCAAAAGCGGAGAGCTGAGCAACTTGGACGCCCATCATTTCTACAGCAAGATACAGATAAACCTGAAGGAAGCCAGCCCTGCCATGATTCACGAAATCAGCGTGAGTGATGGTTTTTGA